The genomic region atgcatacacacaaacacacacacacatatatacatatatgtatataatatatcatatatattatatatattatatacatatatacccatacacatacatatataggtatacatatatacacaatatacatatatatatatatatatatgtatttatttatatgtataaatatatatatatttaaatataaatatatgtatataaatatatatatatacatatatataaacatatatatataaacatatatatatatatatatatatatatatatatatatatatatatacatacacacacataaacactcacacacacacacacacacacatacagacacacacacgcacacacacacacatatatatgtatatatatatatatatatatatatatatatatatatatatatatatattaggctgtATTTGATTACCAAATACGGATGGAAGTGATATGTGAAACAAACGTGAGTTGGTAGTCAGTGCaattttagtgataatgataatcataataactagagttacaatgatcatgatgttgataataataatcataacagttaaGACAATAACTtaaataatattactagtaataacaataatagtattagaaatggtaatgatattataataactataataataataatagtacaccTAAAACACTATGAATCCATTTTGTCTTTTGGTATGAAATAATCCTTACACTACATGTAAAATgcattaagacagacagacacaaatcatCAAtacaaattcaatatatataaaaacatcctTAAAAGATCTATTAGTGTGAATAAGTAAAAGGACTGAGTATTGGTGATATTGTGAAGAAAGTTTATATTTGCATGATGTGGGAATGTGAGTAGAGAATTggggacaaagaaaaaataagaaaaacaaaatgaaaacaaacgaaaacaaaataaatcaaaaggaaaacaataataagagagacaccCATAGAGACAATTCACTTAAATTTctcgttttataaaaaaaatcatgttagaGGCATCTTTGACTACAGCGCTAAAcaagacataaataaataccGCATATACTACtgtaatatgatataaaatactGATTAATACAAAACTTTTCCAACATACACttgatatttataatcatacatagTTTAAAGTTAAGTGATTTTCGAAAGTGAGGCTACCTTCAAGATATTTCTGCCAAGATAAAATGCTCATTCATCTTGAAATTCACAAACTTAGCTCGTAATCAAAATATGCGGTtctagagaaaaaaattaaaattccaTGTGTCTTTCGAAAGGTTACAAAAATTATATCCTTGAAAAAAAACAATCCTTGAATGGGAAATGACCTTGCCTGTGCTACATCTTCTGAACCATATGACAGCATGGAGTAAATACTGAAATGAATTACTTGGTACAGGTCTCATAAAAGTCCATTTTCCCCTTTGGTCTGGTAATGTTCTTATCACTTTCCCAAGTAATATCGACTTTTCATGGTGAGATCTGGGTCACATACCTATCGTTATAATATGAATACCCGTATAGATAAGCGTAGTTATAGTTGTACAACTACTTCGACGCTACCATGTCCTGGTAGGAATAGAGACATTTAGTTATAGATACAATACTGTTGTAACACTGCCAGTGACTTCTTAAGGCAACTGTAATAAGCTTTTCAATCCAGCGTTATTTATTCGATGTGAAATTATTAAGAAAATAGAGCAAATATGAGGCTATTTCCCTTATAATTGAACATTTTGATAAACAATAGGTCTGACAGTATTACTAATAGAGGTCTCTATCGTTAAGGCGAAAACCAGACTCCTATTTCGACTCTTAAGGTATTTAATGCAAAtcacagaaggaaaggaaagagaaaggaaaggcagcTCTTGTAATCCTGCGTGGAGTCAGCAGATGGCGTTGCTCATCATTGCACTGTCATCTGTTTGTGTACATTAGGATgtgatatgtctgtatgtttccgtgataactttctttatctttcatgaTTGCtgtatctttattaacattatcattttttttaaatgattgaaGTAATTCTGTGTACTGTTCTATACAGATTCCAtatcacacacggacacacacacatattctctctctctctctctctctctctctctctctctctctctctctctctctctctctctctctctctctctctctctctctacacacacacacacacacacacacacacacacacacacacacacacacacacatatatatatatatatatatatatatatatatatatatgtgcctatcaAATTTAATGTATTTACCTACGTACGTGAAAGGCAAAACGCTAAACCGTAAATGATATGGCTGAAGAAATGCGGTAAAGTTTCTGGTCTCTCTGTTTTTTAATATCCTGTGTTTCGGATCCTTTGTTTCATCTTTCAACAAACctattttatatctctttctctctctctctctatctttctgcccccctcccctctctttctctatttatctctccatcccctctctctctatctccccctccctccctctttctttctctttccatctatcaagctaaatattaattatcaatctatccacttaaacacctatcaatctatccacctatctatctccacacctatctatctatctatctacacacccatctatctatctccacacctatctatctatctccatacctatctatctatctacatcctatctatctatctccacacctatctatctatttacacacctatctatctccacacctgtctatctatctacacacctatctatctatctccacaactatctatctatctatatacacacctgtctatctatctacacacctgtctatctatatacacacctgtctatctctctacacacctGTCGATCTACacactgatctatctatctacacacctgtctatctatctacacacctgtctatctacacaccaatctatctatctccacacctatctatctatctaccatcacTATCCACATCTATCCATCACTCCCGCGGCATGACACAAGAACCGTAAAAAGTGAAAGGGTTAAAgcatctttgtttcttcctcaacAGCTGCTGTTGTTGATGCTGACGCTGTGGTTCCTCGCTGACTCCGCCCACTCCACGTTCACTGGCCCTTACTACAAACATAGAGCGCATGGATATGGCTATGGCGGTGGATATGGGAAAGGccacggaggaggaggatatggccATGGTGGTGGATATGGGAAAGGCCACGGAGGAGGTGGATATGGCCACAGTGCAGGATACGGGAAAGGccacggaggaggaggatatggccACAGTGGAGGATATGGGAAAGGCCATGGGGGTGGATATGGCCATGGTGGTGGGTATGGAAAAGGTCACGGAGGAGGTGGATATGGCCATAGTGGAGGATATGGGAAAGGCCACGGAGGTGGATATGGCCACGGTGGTGGGTATGGAAAAGGtcacggaggaggaggatatggccATAGTGGAGGGTACGGGAAAGGCCACGGAGGAGGTGGATATGGCCACAGTGGAGGGTATGGAAAGGGCCACGGAGGTGGATATGGCCATAGTGGAGGTTACGGCAAAGGAGGTAGCCATAAAGGTGGCTATGGACATGATGACGGATATGGGTATGGccatgatgatggttatggccATGACGACGGGTATGGATATGGTCATGATGACGGGTATGGCCACGATGACGGATACGGATATGGTCATGATGATGGGTATGGCCACGATGACGGATATGGCCACGATGACGGATATGGCCATGACGATGGGTATGGTCACGACGATGGTTATGGCCACGATGACGGATATGGCCACGACGACGGATATGGTCACGACGATGGTTATGGCCACGATGACGGATATGGCCACGATGACGGATATGGCCATGATAGCGGCTACGGCTCCAAAGGTGGATACGGACGTGACAACGCATTCGACCTTGCCAGTGACTTAGACTCGACCATTTACATCTGAAAAACATCATTGCAAGCTAACGCTGTgccaaaagataatgattatctgCATTTTACGCCTTTCTTTATCTACCAATAAATAATCCTACTTATTTTACGAACCAGAAAATGAGACATTAGAACAGTTGTGTTGATTGTTCTTAAATGCTATTcttatgactattgttataaaCTTCAAAcgtctatattgatatataagttgtatgtaacacacacataagcacacctgCTGTGATGCATAAGACGCACACAATTGTATACATAGGTCAGgcagcaacaaaacaaatatacactCCATATAGAGACACTCACTCAGACCATAGAgaaatatcacacatacacacacatacatgcatacacacacatacacatagacacacacacacatacacatagacacacacatacacatagattcaaacacacacatatatcaacctatatatacacatacatttctatatatatgtatatatttatatatatatatatatatatatatatatatataaatgtatgtatatacaggttgacacacacacacacacacacacacacacacacacatatatatatatatatatatatatatatatatacacacatatatatagtatgcattgGTCAGTGATTCCCGCTTCTCAAAGCAATCCTATTCATCAACACATATAGTAGTTCTGCACTTTAGTGTGTTGACTAATCTAGTCAGTAGCATAAATGGTATACATGTAATAGTTCTTGAAGGATCCAATAAAATTAGCCCTTTGTATAATCAACTGGACTTTACCTGCCCTTAGAGTTATGAATCAGGAAACTGGTCCTCATTATCCTtgcgaatgataataatttatcagCCTTTCTTGAAGAAGTCGAGGAGTTAGGCAGCGAGGATGTCATCAGAAATACATAAGTACTAGCAGTTGTTATACAGAACGTATAAGGTTATCGAAAAGCCCGATAACTGCTTCCAGTCTCTTTCATAATGCACTTATTTTCCACTttaattattcatacatatacacatacgtatttatacttatgtatacatgtatgtgtggatgtacatacatatatgtatattaatatacttgttatatatgtattatgcagatctacatatgtatatgtacatatgtttgtgtacatatgtatatatatgtatacatacacccacccacagacatacTTGCAAAcattcctatgtatgtatatggatatatatgtgtatatatgtgtatatatgtgtattatatatacacatatacatacacacaaatatatatacatatgtatatatacatatatatgtatttatacacatatatgtatatacacacatatatgtgtatatatacatatatatgtacatatatacacatatatatgtacatatatattcatacacacacatatatacatatatatgtataaatatcaaaatcaaaattacTCTTTTCTGAAATACACTGAAATTGACGATGGGGAAAGAAAAGGCCTCAGATACGATCTACCCACAACAGTTGGCGAAATTAAGTTACACGCTTTGTCTCACATAATCACgaaattaaggataataatctaattaagaacaacaacaattttgTATATACTTTGGGAATAGTAAATGAAGGCTTTGCttgaaggatacacacacacacacacacacacacacacatatatgcaagcacacacacacacacacacacacacacaaacatatacaattcATAATATAAAGTATCTGACGTGGTAGACCTAACAACCGGCTGGTCATGAATGTCTGTAAGAGATTAAGTGAATGCTGGATGAAAGCTTTGTGTGGCAGAAACTTAGTGAAAGGCTTTTGATAAATACGGacaatcacgcacacaaacaaacacgagagAAACGTTGCTCTGACgactttgcaaaaaataaaaaataataaaaattacataaaTGAAAAACGTTTAGTCATAGTCCTACACGTAGctgttttgatgataataataatttgtataatgataatggttatgtcactactgataatgataatgaagaatgatGGTGATTAAAAACATAGATGTGACAAAACAATAGCGATAACAGCATTacgagtgatgataatggtaatgataataacagcagtagtaacagtaatgctaatgataacaataaggataatattgataatgataatgatagtaataacacttatattaataatgacaatagtaatgatgatgatgatgatgataataatgatgatggtgataatgataataacaatggcaataattatagtaatgataataataatagtaatgatgaaagtagtaatgatgataatatgatagcaagaatacatatacctatatacatatctatatctatatctatatatctgtatatctatatatctatcaatctttctatctttatgtatacacacacacacacacacacacacacacacacacacacacacacatatatatatatatatatatatatatatatatatatatgcacacacacacacacacacacacacacacaaacacacacacatatacatatatatgtatatatatatatatatgtatttctgtatatgtataataaatacatatatacatatgtgtgtgtgtgtgcgcatgtaaaaAATGCTATTTATAGGTTTTGGAATAAACTGacttctccgactcttgataagtttaagaGTTTAGGTAATTTGTTTTTACTAAGTAAATAGTTGTTCTCTTTTGCTGTTACCTTTGCTGGCATAGAGCTCGATTTTTTCAGTGTGGTtctttgtaattataataataatgataatgataatatatatttgtatatatatgtatatatatgtatatatatatctgtgtgtgtgtgtatgtgtatgcaaatgtgtgtgtatgtgtgtgtgtgtctgtgtatgcaaatgtgtgtgtatgtgtgtgtgtgtctgtgtgcgtgtgtatgtgtgtgtgtgtatatatatatacacataaatacatatatttttatatatacatacatgtatatacatatatatatatatatatatatatatatatatatatatatatatatatatatatatgtgtgtgtgtgtgtgtgtgtgtgtgtgtgtgtgtgtgtgtgtgtgtgtgtgtctataagaaaattataaaatccTGTGATCATGATTAAAATCATCTAACGGAAGTTGCAATCTACACAAAATAATTTATGTTCGAAGTAAACAGGCTGTTTGTTAGTGCAACATTCCATTGCAGTAATAGGTGCAGGTAATTATAAACGATTCATTACAAACACCGGATGGCATTTTCTCTTACAacgtaaagaagaggaaaacagaagaaaacgatagaaaagagaaggaagatgatggaatgaacaaaataaaatgaaaacagaaggaggaagaaaaaaaaaaaagtcatggagagaataaaataaaaaaaaaatagtgaagataaggaatagaaggaaaataatctaaaaataccACGgatcaagaggaagaagaaagaacaaatagacaaatgaaagtaatgataatgataatggtaaacaatgataatactaaaaacactCGAAGGAGTAGTAATagacacaacaacaataaatgaataaataaacaaaagatgcagaagataaacaagagacggaaaatgaagatgaaaatggaaaaaacatGAAGAAGATAACACCGAAGTCATGACACTCATGTTTTTGCTATTGTCATGAAACAGAAAATTCACACAAGTCGGAGAATGTATCGATCAGTTAGttaataagtgtatatacataacaaattacacgtgtatatgtacaagtaCAGATTAGAGAGCTGTAGACAGTATACgtacattagatagatagatagagtgatagatggaCATACATAGTTCTATTGACAGATAGTTTAGCGAGATAGAACGACCGATAAAGATAAATATCCATACATTAGGGCACTATcattaattaaatataattttaaaaaggcGAAGTGCTAGAAGGCGCCTACAATAGAGTAATACAAAcgtccatttatctatgtatacatctgtaaatgcatacatgcaaatatccctgcacacacacacacacacataatatatatatatatatatatatatatatatatatatatatatatatatatatatgtgcgtgtgtgtgtgtttgtgtgtgtgtatgtgtggtataaatacacacacaagtttaACTTCAGTATCAAAATTCTATACGCCTCTTAAGTTAGACCTCAAACTATTTAATGTCTTGTTACAAAGAAATATTACTCTTTTTAATAGCCTCAGGACTGGTTTATgaagtataaacaaatatattatatatatacacatcttcagtCCACAGTCGACAgtcggcattattgtctctacccactcccgtatagggagactcaatatatatacatatatatatatatatatatatatatatatatatatatgtatatataggcatctaACCTCCTAtctgtctgccaatctatctatatatctaccaatgtatatatatctttataaataaattgataaataaataaataaatacacacatacatatctatgtctatatctctctctatatatacatatatatgtatatatatgtatacatataaatatatacatatacacacacacacacacacacacacattaagcacCTCCTTCTAATTCTCTCGTCACCATCGGTCCTACATTAATTTACCATTTACTCTCAAGGTCTGCAGTGAATCAAAAGTGCACCTCAAGGAAAAAAAGTTCGCGAAAGTCTCCAACGACTCTTGCAATCAGGAGAGGAAATGGCCGTGTAGTGAGGCTCATAAGTCTTGAGAAGTTCTGTTAAATGATCCAAAGTATTGGGAAGGAACTTGATATTAATTTAACTGCCAGTGTCAACATACGGTTTATGCTCTAGTATTCCCTGAACTGGTGTGCGTGATAACTAAAATCGTAAAATTGGCGTTGATCAATGGAATTATTgatctgtgtgtctttctatctatccctacccatatatatttttctatctatcgactttatctatatctgtctatctgtcaatccgtATTTATCTATGTGCTTCcacctatctattttttatatctatctaactatatgtctctatctctatctgtttttttatctatgtctctcaaactatctatcaatcagtctatttatatctaaCTAACACTGTtagtatatatctatcagtttgtctattcatatctatctatcagtttgtctattcacatctatctatcagtttgtctatttacatctatctacctatctatttacatccATCTATGTGTCTCTCTACACCATATATTGGGAGAAACACTAGTTAAGTGTTTACCGTGTgcttaccaacaacaacaatggaggTATACTTTACCAAGAGCAGTTTGAAGTGCCTAATACTTATCGAATTTCTATATTTTACTTCCATTAACTTATAACTACAGTGCGGCATCTACAACAGAAAATTCCTTAAGGACATGAATTTAAGTAGTGAGTCATGCATACTACaagggaattatatttcagtagaACAACAAACATGATTCATTAGAGACATAACAGGCAAGGAAGTAAACAAAGTTATCGAGGGGTTGACTGTCGTAGAAAAGGGTacagataagaaggaaaatattgcAATACAAAAGATAGAACTTGTCTCTAttccatattatatatttgtttagaaCTACATGTAACTATAATGAAGACATTACAGCGTAAACAGGCCAATTACATCTCTTGCTTCGAGgaaattgtttattttcattcacacTTTATTTCCCTTTTGTCACAATGAACTTCAGAACATGTtcgtgttttcttattttcttgcatattcatgttttcatgttttcttgACATATccgtgtattttcttattttcttggcaTATTagtgttttcttatttttgggGAGCAAAttcatactttctttttcttggcatattcgtgttttcttatttcttgactttcgcgttttcttattttcttgacatattcgtattttcttattttcttgagatagtcgtattttcttattttcttggaatattcgtgtgttttcttgttcgtcCGTTAGTTTTTTCTTCACAATTTACCCATCATGAATCTCGCGCATCTGTTCGTCTCAATCATTCAGTACGTGACTTAACAATGCAGTTAAATTCATTACCTTTTTACATCCCAATTTTGGCTTCGTGTATCGTCCTCAAGACTTAGTGAGTGTGGCCATTTGATTGctacaaaacaataaataactttttttatgtgcattcatattctattgatttatttatctattggtttTAGATAAATACTCCGTTTGATgtagattattattaccatttgctTACGAGATTCCTTGGCCCTCCGCCTGAAAGCAAGGGAATGAGAGCCAAAAACTTTATTTTATTACGATTCAACATCTTCATTGATCATTCTATACCTATACGTGTTTAAGCAACATGTAATATTTAACAGAAACAACTTCAAGAAACTTACACATATCCTTTTATGAACACATCTTGTAAAGCTGCTTCATGTActacaatgaatatgataatataggGCAATAACGCTGATGTAACTGATGAAGATTACAACAAGCGTTACTAAAATTATAAAGCTATCATCCGTGGAATTAGCAGTTAAGAGCGTAATttcctaagtctctctctctatatatacattaatatatatatatatatacacatatgtatatatatatgcatgtacacacaaataataagacatcacacgcacacacacacacacacacacacacacacacacacacacacacacacacacacacacacacacacgtctgtacaATTGTCATAGCGTTTATTCGTCATTTGCTACATTTTCCCAGAAGGTTGCGAAGGACCGGAATTGCAACATGAACAGGGGGCACATTGTATAAAAGGTAAAGACCATTTTGCAGACGTCAGTTGAAGTCGATTCGACACCAGGAACAGCAAGATGGTGCATGTGAAGGTATACATAtgaacgtacatacacatacaaatacacacacacacatatatatttatatacgtatatgcgaacacacacacacacatatatatgtgtgtgcgtgtgtgtgtgtgtgtgtttgtatgtgtgtgtatgtttgtgtgtgagtgtatgtatgtaaacacacacacacatatatacacatctatatttgaatacatatatatatatatatgtatatagatctatatatatatgaaaatatgtatatatttacatgtacatatacataaagacagaaatatagataaagatagagataaaaagatagacagacaagcaaacatacatacagacagactggtaatttgatagacagataaacagacatagtaATGTCGCCAATTTAATAAGCAAAATTATGAATCTTGCGACCGTAGTGGTGGTGCAGATTTTcagtctttgtatttttttcagatgGCCCCTCTTCTGCTCGCGGCCTGTTTGATGGGAAGCTGGGTCTGCGCTCTGCCCGAACCCGACGGTGGGCATGGCCATGGCGGAGGGCATGGCCATGGCGGAGGGCATGGCCATGGCGGTGGACATGGGCATGGTAGTGGACATGGAAATGGGGGTGGCTATGGATATGGCCATAGTCAAGGCGGTGGTTACGGATATGGCCACAGCGGTGGATATGGCCATGACAGCGGGTACGGTCACAGCGGAGGTTACGGACATGGCCATGACAGCGGAGATTACGGACATGGCCATGACAGCGGAGGTTACGGACATGGCCATGACAGCGGGTACGGTCACAGCGGTGGTTACGGACATGACCATGACAACGGAGGTTACGGACATGGCCATGACAGCGGGTACGGTCATAGCGGAGGTTACGGACATGGCCAAGACAGCGGAGGTTACGGACATGGCCATGGTGGGGGATTTGGCAATGGCTTCGGCTTCGGAGGAGGCTTTGGCAACGGTTTCGGAGGAGGCTTTGGCAGCGACTTCGGCTTCGGTGGAGGATTTGACAACGGCTTCGGCttcggaggaggaggatttggcAACTTTGCCTAATTGGGATTCGTTAGGGGATTCGGGAAGCGATTGGCCTTCCACGTCATCGTCACCTGTCTTAATTCGTTATTAAGTTTCGAACTCACTCAAGCACCTTTACCTCAGCGAGTTATGGTGCgcgttctcttgtttttttcttgtttttttcttgtttttcctgggttttttttcttgtttgtctggaCTCACTGGCCTCGAAAGGCTTGGCTCAGTTCATTTCTTGGCAATGTACAAAAAtcccatgtatatatgttttagtcAAATAAACTCTATACCAATATCagtatcgacatatatatacttgtttgtttgcacacacacatacatacatacacatacacacatataagtatatatatacatatatacattatatatacatacatacacacacacatatatatatatatatatatatatatacatatatatgtatatgtatatgtacactcccacacacacatataaatatatatatgtatatatatattcatatatatacacacatttaaatatatatatatatatatatatatatacatatatatacatatatatatatataaacacatacatgtatatatatatatatatatatatatatatatatatatgtatatgtatatgtgtgcccgcgcgcgtgtgtgtgggcgtgtgtgtgcgtgtgtgtgtgggtatgtgtgcgtgtgtgtgtatgtgtgcgtgtgtgaataaatatttatgtgtgtgtagatatatatatatatgtatatatatgtatatatattatatatacacatatatatgtataaatacacacacacatatatatgcataaatacacacacacacatatatatgcatatatgtacgtatatacacatcaacacacacacacatatgtatatatatattgtatatatatatatatgtgtatatatatgtgtatatatacatacatgcatgcatacatatacagagatctttatctatctatctatatatgtgtatatacatacatacatacatacatatatatatatatatatatatatatatatatatgtacatatatattcatatacatatat from Penaeus chinensis breed Huanghai No. 1 chromosome 39, ASM1920278v2, whole genome shotgun sequence harbors:
- the LOC125046501 gene encoding glycine-rich cell wall structural protein-like, which translates into the protein MTSFPSTAGAPAFLVSPRPVDLHLVVWRITVNEGHGVVHEDCHHKDCGQGWHLEDEKYHVKKLQKYCGYVKRAGKSTGTQQEVIDDVNASKWCDTRKHKGERQSTAEQERDQTHAYGTPSREMTMPMGVLRTLLLLMLTLWFLADSAHSTFTGPYYKHRAHGYGYGGGYGKGHGGGGYGHGGGYGKGHGGGGYGHSAGYGKGHGGGGYGHSGGYGKGHGGGYGHGGGYGKGHGGGGYGHSGGYGKGHGGGYGHGGGYGKGHGGGGYGHSGGYGKGHGGGGYGHSGGYGKGHGGGYGHSGGYGKGGSHKGGYGHDDGYGYGHDDGYGHDDGYGYGHDDGYGHDDGYGYGHDDGYGHDDGYGHDDGYGHDDGYGHDDGYGHDDGYGHDDGYGHDDGYGHDDGYGHDDGYGHDSGYGSKGGYGRDNAFDLASDLDSTIYI
- the LOC125046502 gene encoding keratin-associated protein 19-2-like; the protein is MVHVKMAPLLLAACLMGSWVCALPEPDGGHGHGGGHGHGGGHGHGGGHGHGSGHGNGGGYGYGHSQGGGYGYGHSGGYGHDSGYGHSGGYGHGHDSGDYGHGHDSGGYGHGHDSGYGHSGGYGHDHDNGGYGHGHDSGYGHSGGYGHGQDSGGYGHGHGGGFGNGFGFGGGFGNGFGGGFGSDFGFGGGFDNGFGFGGGGFGNFA